From Amphiprion ocellaris isolate individual 3 ecotype Okinawa chromosome 2, ASM2253959v1, whole genome shotgun sequence, a single genomic window includes:
- the ushbp1 gene encoding uncharacterized protein ushbp1 isoform X1, which translates to MEDSRRSRCDSLDAGSGCDTEVMNPNDHISFDPEGPDPAVNLEPSQAELAQCEAEVGTLLSIIAELNKKMGSLKAPSEPGDMRPAAPSRPLVPDLLSHRLVRRSPERNTASTVSSKPPMTEQGGSGVVWSKLQEVLSSVEDSISCRRTWAIPITASDQDKHKEHLRAAEENWDKATQILEEMEREFGISCPLGLLKDQYQEDTLDVDQRESVLRNSLQGHQEELQRAQSNISQMEEDRNKLVVLHKAWRSSSHSPSFRPSTGALSPDWASPPYPGSPLLHRRTTRALTPLIVGGDGSPLGSVNSGSPCPSPISLESETERLNRCIERLKARNERLTAALERRKGESEQISITLSRLESDCSALQMALRYCEECEEAYSELLSLYDARKQQSIPSQTDSAGACIPVPVGDRQPPDSPSAQLRKMGTEELSTSFSTAGVTEETETQSHTMQSRTPEPEVVREAALRQQIERLKKDRAAICLPKPGPGAESKLSPEAGQPAGSRWGHMTKDNTKPPDSKKEKASLFYELISVREEMSDLRALIRLKEKELRCLEWSLVGQKAQEAAGVFIPESLREEVEDRKTEQQRLCENAVKLGCDGDIIGPRTRPILKELQAVLLREQALKKRLALVQDSLNAALSDSATHRRDNGEQIARLTQAHSKALSSYRQIRRKYREQVWRLEQKVVAMTESHNHNQSGATKAAGEALEWRREETVL; encoded by the exons ATGGAG gattCCAGGAGGAGCAGATGTGATAGTCTGGATGCAGGATCAGGGTGTGACACAGAGGTGATGAACCCAAACGACCATATAAGCTTTGACCCTGAGGGCCCTGACCCTGCAGTCAACCTCGAGCCCTCGCAGGCAGAACTGGCTCAGTGTGAGGCTGAAGTGGGAACTCTGCTCAGCATCATCGCTGAACTGAACAAGAAGATGGGGTCGCTGAAGGCACCCAG TGAACCAGGTGACATGAGACCAGCAGCTCCATCCAGACCTCTGGTTCCAGATCTTCTGTCTCACCGGCTGGTCAGACGCAGCCCAGAGAGGAACACTGCCTCCACTGTCTCATCTAAACCACCAATGACTGAGCAAG GAGGCAGTGGTGTTGTCTGGAGCAAACTGCAGGAGGTTTTATCATCAGTGGAGGACTCCATCAGCTGTAGGAGGACATGGGCCATCCCCATCACAGCCTCTGACcaggacaaacacaaagagcaCCTCAGAGCAGCTGAGGAGAACTGGGATAAAGCCACCCAG ATACTGGAGGAGATGGAAAGAGAGTTTGGGATTTCGTGCCCATTAGGCCTACTGAAGGACCAGTACCAGGAGGACACGCTGGATGTGGATCAAAGAGAGTCTGTCCTCAGAAACAGTTTACAGGGTCaccaggaggagctgcagagagcACAAAGCAACATCAGCCAGATGGAAGAAGACAGGAACAAG TTAGTTGTTCTTCATAAGGCCTGGAGGTCCAGCAGCCACTCCCCATCCTTCCGGCCCTCTACTGGGGCTCTCAGTCCAGACTGGGCCTCTCCTCCTTACCCTGGTTCACCGTTACTCCACAGAAGAACAACCAGAGCTCTAACACCGCTAATTGTGGGTGGGGACGGTTCTCCGTTGGGTTCCGTTAACTCAGGCAGTCCTTGTCCCAGCCCCATCAGCCTGGAGTCTGAGACAGAACGACTGAACAG ATGCATTGAGAGGCTGAAGGCCAGAAATGAACGTCTGACTGCCGCTCTGGAGAGAAGGAAGGGAGAGTCGGAGCAGATCAGTATTACTTTAAGCAGACTTGAGTCTGACTGCTCGGCCCTGCAGATGGCTCTCAGATACTG TGAGGAGTGTGAGGAGGCCTACAGCGAGCTCCTGTCACTTTATGATGCAAGGAAGCAGCAAAGCATTCCTTCACAGACGGACTCAGCAGGTGCTTGCATACCAG TGCCAGTCGGTGACAGGCAGCCGCCCGACAGTCCATCAGCTCAGCTCAGGAAAATGGGAACTGAAGAGCTGTCCACCTCCTTCTCAACAGCAGGGGTCACAGAGGAGACGGAAACACAGAGTCACACAATGCAGAG CAGGACACCTGAGCCTGAGGTGGTTCGGGAAGCAGCTCTGCGGCAGCAAATTGAGCGGCTGAAGAAGGACCGAGCAGCCATTTGCCTCCCTAAGCCAGGTCCAGGGGCAGAGAGCAAACTGAGCCCTGAAGCTGGTCAGCCAGCTGGATCCAGATGGGGACACATGACTAAAGATAACACCAAACCTCCTGACAGCAAGAAAGAGAAAGCTTCCCTGTTTTATGAGCTCATCTCAGTCAGG GAGGAGATGTCTGATCTGCGCGCTCTGATCCGCCTCAAGGAGAAAGAGCTGAGGTGTCTGGAGTGGAGTTTAGTGGGCCAGAAGGCCCAAGAAGCTGCTGGAGTTTTCATCCCAGAAAGTCTccgagaggaggtggaggatcGTAAGACTGAACAACAG AGGCTCTGTGAGAACGCAGTTAAGCTCGGTTGTGACGGAGACATCATTGGACCTCGAACCAGACCGATTCTGAAAGAGCTGCAGGCAGTTCTACTGAG ggaacaagctctgaagaaaagactggcttTGGTCCAAGACTCCCTGAACGCGGCTCTCTCAGACAGCGCCACCCACAGGAGGGACAATGGAGAGCAGATCGCTCGTCTCACACAAGCTCACAG CAAAGCCTTGAGTTCGTATCGGCAGATTCGCAGAAAGTACCGGGAGCAGGTGTGGAGGTTGGAGCAGAAAGTGGTGGCCATGACAGAGAGTCACAACCACAACCAGAGTGGAGCAACAAAAGCTGCAGGGGAGGCCTTggagtggaggagggaggaaacaGTTCTATGA
- the ushbp1 gene encoding uncharacterized protein ushbp1 isoform X4, with product MEDSRRSRCDSLDAGSGCDTEVMNPNDHISFDPEGPDPAVNLEPSQAELAQCEAEVGTLLSIIAELNKKMGSLKAPSEPGDMRPAAPSRPLVPDLLSHRLVRRSPERNTASTVSSKPPMTEQGGSGVVWSKLQEVLSSVEDSISCRRTWAIPITASDQDKHKEHLRAAEENWDKATQILEEMEREFGISCPLGLLKDQYQEDTLDVDQRESVLRNSLQGHQEELQRAQSNISQMEEDRNKLVVLHKAWRSSSHSPSFRPSTGALSPDWASPPYPGSPLLHRRTTRALTPLIVGGDGSPLGSVNSGSPCPSPISLESETERLNRCIERLKARNERLTAALERRKGESEQISITLSRLESDCSALQMALRYCEECEEAYSELLSLYDARKQQSIPSQTDSAGACIPVPVGDRQPPDSPSAQLRKMGTEELSTSFSTAGVTEETETQSHTMQSRTPEPEVVREAALRQQIERLKKDRAAICLPKPGPGAESKLSPEAGQPAGSRWGHMTKDNTKPPDSKKEKASLFYELISVREEMSDLRALIRLKEKELRCLEWSLVGQKAQEAAGVFIPESLREEVEDRKTEQQICGSQPEGQVPTEGPTIYLIYNTQETNSIVCKKGSVRTQLSSVVTETSLDLEPDRF from the exons ATGGAG gattCCAGGAGGAGCAGATGTGATAGTCTGGATGCAGGATCAGGGTGTGACACAGAGGTGATGAACCCAAACGACCATATAAGCTTTGACCCTGAGGGCCCTGACCCTGCAGTCAACCTCGAGCCCTCGCAGGCAGAACTGGCTCAGTGTGAGGCTGAAGTGGGAACTCTGCTCAGCATCATCGCTGAACTGAACAAGAAGATGGGGTCGCTGAAGGCACCCAG TGAACCAGGTGACATGAGACCAGCAGCTCCATCCAGACCTCTGGTTCCAGATCTTCTGTCTCACCGGCTGGTCAGACGCAGCCCAGAGAGGAACACTGCCTCCACTGTCTCATCTAAACCACCAATGACTGAGCAAG GAGGCAGTGGTGTTGTCTGGAGCAAACTGCAGGAGGTTTTATCATCAGTGGAGGACTCCATCAGCTGTAGGAGGACATGGGCCATCCCCATCACAGCCTCTGACcaggacaaacacaaagagcaCCTCAGAGCAGCTGAGGAGAACTGGGATAAAGCCACCCAG ATACTGGAGGAGATGGAAAGAGAGTTTGGGATTTCGTGCCCATTAGGCCTACTGAAGGACCAGTACCAGGAGGACACGCTGGATGTGGATCAAAGAGAGTCTGTCCTCAGAAACAGTTTACAGGGTCaccaggaggagctgcagagagcACAAAGCAACATCAGCCAGATGGAAGAAGACAGGAACAAG TTAGTTGTTCTTCATAAGGCCTGGAGGTCCAGCAGCCACTCCCCATCCTTCCGGCCCTCTACTGGGGCTCTCAGTCCAGACTGGGCCTCTCCTCCTTACCCTGGTTCACCGTTACTCCACAGAAGAACAACCAGAGCTCTAACACCGCTAATTGTGGGTGGGGACGGTTCTCCGTTGGGTTCCGTTAACTCAGGCAGTCCTTGTCCCAGCCCCATCAGCCTGGAGTCTGAGACAGAACGACTGAACAG ATGCATTGAGAGGCTGAAGGCCAGAAATGAACGTCTGACTGCCGCTCTGGAGAGAAGGAAGGGAGAGTCGGAGCAGATCAGTATTACTTTAAGCAGACTTGAGTCTGACTGCTCGGCCCTGCAGATGGCTCTCAGATACTG TGAGGAGTGTGAGGAGGCCTACAGCGAGCTCCTGTCACTTTATGATGCAAGGAAGCAGCAAAGCATTCCTTCACAGACGGACTCAGCAGGTGCTTGCATACCAG TGCCAGTCGGTGACAGGCAGCCGCCCGACAGTCCATCAGCTCAGCTCAGGAAAATGGGAACTGAAGAGCTGTCCACCTCCTTCTCAACAGCAGGGGTCACAGAGGAGACGGAAACACAGAGTCACACAATGCAGAG CAGGACACCTGAGCCTGAGGTGGTTCGGGAAGCAGCTCTGCGGCAGCAAATTGAGCGGCTGAAGAAGGACCGAGCAGCCATTTGCCTCCCTAAGCCAGGTCCAGGGGCAGAGAGCAAACTGAGCCCTGAAGCTGGTCAGCCAGCTGGATCCAGATGGGGACACATGACTAAAGATAACACCAAACCTCCTGACAGCAAGAAAGAGAAAGCTTCCCTGTTTTATGAGCTCATCTCAGTCAGG GAGGAGATGTCTGATCTGCGCGCTCTGATCCGCCTCAAGGAGAAAGAGCTGAGGTGTCTGGAGTGGAGTTTAGTGGGCCAGAAGGCCCAAGAAGCTGCTGGAGTTTTCATCCCAGAAAGTCTccgagaggaggtggaggatcGTAAGACTGAACAACAG ATCTGTGGTTCTCAACCTGAAGGTCAAGTCCCCACAGAAGGCCCGACCATATATCTGATCTACAATACCCAGGAAACCAACAGCATTGTTTGTAAAAA AGGCTCTGTGAGAACGCAGTTAAGCTCGGTTGTGACGGAGACATCATTGGACCTCGAACCAGACCGATTCTGA
- the ushbp1 gene encoding uncharacterized protein ushbp1 isoform X3, which translates to MEDSRRSRCDSLDAGSGCDTEVMNPNDHISFDPEGPDPAVNLEPSQAELAQCEAEVGTLLSIIAELNKKMGSLKAPSEPGDMRPAAPSRPLVPDLLSHRLVRRSPERNTASTVSSKPPMTEQGGSGVVWSKLQEVLSSVEDSISCRRTWAIPITASDQDKHKEHLRAAEENWDKATQILEEMEREFGISCPLGLLKDQYQEDTLDVDQRESVLRNSLQGHQEELQRAQSNISQMEEDRNKLVVLHKAWRSSSHSPSFRPSTGALSPDWASPPYPGSPLLHRRTTRALTPLIVGGDGSPLGSVNSGSPCPSPISLESETERLNRCIERLKARNERLTAALERRKGESEQISITLSRLESDCSALQMALRYCEECEEAYSELLSLYDARKQQSIPSQTDSAVPVGDRQPPDSPSAQLRKMGTEELSTSFSTAGVTEETETQSHTMQSRTPEPEVVREAALRQQIERLKKDRAAICLPKPGPGAESKLSPEAGQPAGSRWGHMTKDNTKPPDSKKEKASLFYELISVREEMSDLRALIRLKEKELRCLEWSLVGQKAQEAAGVFIPESLREEVEDRKTEQQRLCENAVKLGCDGDIIGPRTRPILKELQAVLLREQALKKRLALVQDSLNAALSDSATHRRDNGEQIARLTQAHSKALSSYRQIRRKYREQVWRLEQKVVAMTESHNHNQSGATKAAGEALEWRREETVL; encoded by the exons ATGGAG gattCCAGGAGGAGCAGATGTGATAGTCTGGATGCAGGATCAGGGTGTGACACAGAGGTGATGAACCCAAACGACCATATAAGCTTTGACCCTGAGGGCCCTGACCCTGCAGTCAACCTCGAGCCCTCGCAGGCAGAACTGGCTCAGTGTGAGGCTGAAGTGGGAACTCTGCTCAGCATCATCGCTGAACTGAACAAGAAGATGGGGTCGCTGAAGGCACCCAG TGAACCAGGTGACATGAGACCAGCAGCTCCATCCAGACCTCTGGTTCCAGATCTTCTGTCTCACCGGCTGGTCAGACGCAGCCCAGAGAGGAACACTGCCTCCACTGTCTCATCTAAACCACCAATGACTGAGCAAG GAGGCAGTGGTGTTGTCTGGAGCAAACTGCAGGAGGTTTTATCATCAGTGGAGGACTCCATCAGCTGTAGGAGGACATGGGCCATCCCCATCACAGCCTCTGACcaggacaaacacaaagagcaCCTCAGAGCAGCTGAGGAGAACTGGGATAAAGCCACCCAG ATACTGGAGGAGATGGAAAGAGAGTTTGGGATTTCGTGCCCATTAGGCCTACTGAAGGACCAGTACCAGGAGGACACGCTGGATGTGGATCAAAGAGAGTCTGTCCTCAGAAACAGTTTACAGGGTCaccaggaggagctgcagagagcACAAAGCAACATCAGCCAGATGGAAGAAGACAGGAACAAG TTAGTTGTTCTTCATAAGGCCTGGAGGTCCAGCAGCCACTCCCCATCCTTCCGGCCCTCTACTGGGGCTCTCAGTCCAGACTGGGCCTCTCCTCCTTACCCTGGTTCACCGTTACTCCACAGAAGAACAACCAGAGCTCTAACACCGCTAATTGTGGGTGGGGACGGTTCTCCGTTGGGTTCCGTTAACTCAGGCAGTCCTTGTCCCAGCCCCATCAGCCTGGAGTCTGAGACAGAACGACTGAACAG ATGCATTGAGAGGCTGAAGGCCAGAAATGAACGTCTGACTGCCGCTCTGGAGAGAAGGAAGGGAGAGTCGGAGCAGATCAGTATTACTTTAAGCAGACTTGAGTCTGACTGCTCGGCCCTGCAGATGGCTCTCAGATACTG TGAGGAGTGTGAGGAGGCCTACAGCGAGCTCCTGTCACTTTATGATGCAAGGAAGCAGCAAAGCATTCCTTCACAGACGGACTCAGCAG TGCCAGTCGGTGACAGGCAGCCGCCCGACAGTCCATCAGCTCAGCTCAGGAAAATGGGAACTGAAGAGCTGTCCACCTCCTTCTCAACAGCAGGGGTCACAGAGGAGACGGAAACACAGAGTCACACAATGCAGAG CAGGACACCTGAGCCTGAGGTGGTTCGGGAAGCAGCTCTGCGGCAGCAAATTGAGCGGCTGAAGAAGGACCGAGCAGCCATTTGCCTCCCTAAGCCAGGTCCAGGGGCAGAGAGCAAACTGAGCCCTGAAGCTGGTCAGCCAGCTGGATCCAGATGGGGACACATGACTAAAGATAACACCAAACCTCCTGACAGCAAGAAAGAGAAAGCTTCCCTGTTTTATGAGCTCATCTCAGTCAGG GAGGAGATGTCTGATCTGCGCGCTCTGATCCGCCTCAAGGAGAAAGAGCTGAGGTGTCTGGAGTGGAGTTTAGTGGGCCAGAAGGCCCAAGAAGCTGCTGGAGTTTTCATCCCAGAAAGTCTccgagaggaggtggaggatcGTAAGACTGAACAACAG AGGCTCTGTGAGAACGCAGTTAAGCTCGGTTGTGACGGAGACATCATTGGACCTCGAACCAGACCGATTCTGAAAGAGCTGCAGGCAGTTCTACTGAG ggaacaagctctgaagaaaagactggcttTGGTCCAAGACTCCCTGAACGCGGCTCTCTCAGACAGCGCCACCCACAGGAGGGACAATGGAGAGCAGATCGCTCGTCTCACACAAGCTCACAG CAAAGCCTTGAGTTCGTATCGGCAGATTCGCAGAAAGTACCGGGAGCAGGTGTGGAGGTTGGAGCAGAAAGTGGTGGCCATGACAGAGAGTCACAACCACAACCAGAGTGGAGCAACAAAAGCTGCAGGGGAGGCCTTggagtggaggagggaggaaacaGTTCTATGA
- the ushbp1 gene encoding uncharacterized protein ushbp1 isoform X2, which yields MEDSRRSRCDSLDAGSGCDTEVMNPNDHISFDPEGPDPAVNLEPSQAELAQCEAEVGTLLSIIAELNKKMGSLKAPSEPGDMRPAAPSRPLVPDLLSHRLVRRSPERNTASTVSSKPPMTEQGGSGVVWSKLQEVLSSVEDSISCRRTWAIPITASDQDKHKEHLRAAEENWDKATQILEEMEREFGISCPLGLLKDQYQEDTLDVDQRESVLRNSLQGHQEELQRAQSNISQMEEDRNKLVVLHKAWRSSSHSPSFRPSTGALSPDWASPPYPGSPLLHRRTTRALTPLIVGGDGSPLGSVNSGSPCPSPISLESETERLNRCIERLKARNERLTAALERRKGESEQISITLSRLESDCSALQMALRYCEECEEAYSELLSLYDARKQQSIPSQTDSAGACIPVPVGDRQPPDSPSAQLRKMGTEELSTSFSTAGVTEETETQSHTMQRTPEPEVVREAALRQQIERLKKDRAAICLPKPGPGAESKLSPEAGQPAGSRWGHMTKDNTKPPDSKKEKASLFYELISVREEMSDLRALIRLKEKELRCLEWSLVGQKAQEAAGVFIPESLREEVEDRKTEQQRLCENAVKLGCDGDIIGPRTRPILKELQAVLLREQALKKRLALVQDSLNAALSDSATHRRDNGEQIARLTQAHSKALSSYRQIRRKYREQVWRLEQKVVAMTESHNHNQSGATKAAGEALEWRREETVL from the exons ATGGAG gattCCAGGAGGAGCAGATGTGATAGTCTGGATGCAGGATCAGGGTGTGACACAGAGGTGATGAACCCAAACGACCATATAAGCTTTGACCCTGAGGGCCCTGACCCTGCAGTCAACCTCGAGCCCTCGCAGGCAGAACTGGCTCAGTGTGAGGCTGAAGTGGGAACTCTGCTCAGCATCATCGCTGAACTGAACAAGAAGATGGGGTCGCTGAAGGCACCCAG TGAACCAGGTGACATGAGACCAGCAGCTCCATCCAGACCTCTGGTTCCAGATCTTCTGTCTCACCGGCTGGTCAGACGCAGCCCAGAGAGGAACACTGCCTCCACTGTCTCATCTAAACCACCAATGACTGAGCAAG GAGGCAGTGGTGTTGTCTGGAGCAAACTGCAGGAGGTTTTATCATCAGTGGAGGACTCCATCAGCTGTAGGAGGACATGGGCCATCCCCATCACAGCCTCTGACcaggacaaacacaaagagcaCCTCAGAGCAGCTGAGGAGAACTGGGATAAAGCCACCCAG ATACTGGAGGAGATGGAAAGAGAGTTTGGGATTTCGTGCCCATTAGGCCTACTGAAGGACCAGTACCAGGAGGACACGCTGGATGTGGATCAAAGAGAGTCTGTCCTCAGAAACAGTTTACAGGGTCaccaggaggagctgcagagagcACAAAGCAACATCAGCCAGATGGAAGAAGACAGGAACAAG TTAGTTGTTCTTCATAAGGCCTGGAGGTCCAGCAGCCACTCCCCATCCTTCCGGCCCTCTACTGGGGCTCTCAGTCCAGACTGGGCCTCTCCTCCTTACCCTGGTTCACCGTTACTCCACAGAAGAACAACCAGAGCTCTAACACCGCTAATTGTGGGTGGGGACGGTTCTCCGTTGGGTTCCGTTAACTCAGGCAGTCCTTGTCCCAGCCCCATCAGCCTGGAGTCTGAGACAGAACGACTGAACAG ATGCATTGAGAGGCTGAAGGCCAGAAATGAACGTCTGACTGCCGCTCTGGAGAGAAGGAAGGGAGAGTCGGAGCAGATCAGTATTACTTTAAGCAGACTTGAGTCTGACTGCTCGGCCCTGCAGATGGCTCTCAGATACTG TGAGGAGTGTGAGGAGGCCTACAGCGAGCTCCTGTCACTTTATGATGCAAGGAAGCAGCAAAGCATTCCTTCACAGACGGACTCAGCAGGTGCTTGCATACCAG TGCCAGTCGGTGACAGGCAGCCGCCCGACAGTCCATCAGCTCAGCTCAGGAAAATGGGAACTGAAGAGCTGTCCACCTCCTTCTCAACAGCAGGGGTCACAGAGGAGACGGAAACACAGAGTCACACAATGCAGAG GACACCTGAGCCTGAGGTGGTTCGGGAAGCAGCTCTGCGGCAGCAAATTGAGCGGCTGAAGAAGGACCGAGCAGCCATTTGCCTCCCTAAGCCAGGTCCAGGGGCAGAGAGCAAACTGAGCCCTGAAGCTGGTCAGCCAGCTGGATCCAGATGGGGACACATGACTAAAGATAACACCAAACCTCCTGACAGCAAGAAAGAGAAAGCTTCCCTGTTTTATGAGCTCATCTCAGTCAGG GAGGAGATGTCTGATCTGCGCGCTCTGATCCGCCTCAAGGAGAAAGAGCTGAGGTGTCTGGAGTGGAGTTTAGTGGGCCAGAAGGCCCAAGAAGCTGCTGGAGTTTTCATCCCAGAAAGTCTccgagaggaggtggaggatcGTAAGACTGAACAACAG AGGCTCTGTGAGAACGCAGTTAAGCTCGGTTGTGACGGAGACATCATTGGACCTCGAACCAGACCGATTCTGAAAGAGCTGCAGGCAGTTCTACTGAG ggaacaagctctgaagaaaagactggcttTGGTCCAAGACTCCCTGAACGCGGCTCTCTCAGACAGCGCCACCCACAGGAGGGACAATGGAGAGCAGATCGCTCGTCTCACACAAGCTCACAG CAAAGCCTTGAGTTCGTATCGGCAGATTCGCAGAAAGTACCGGGAGCAGGTGTGGAGGTTGGAGCAGAAAGTGGTGGCCATGACAGAGAGTCACAACCACAACCAGAGTGGAGCAACAAAAGCTGCAGGGGAGGCCTTggagtggaggagggaggaaacaGTTCTATGA
- the babam1 gene encoding BRISC and BRCA1-A complex member 1 has protein sequence METPEPGPADGEERLVELRPRTRSNPEGAEDRRSSTGSLGGNSNPNISQPAVGSRVEGEGEASTSDSPPSSTTTTVSAATAQTVAPAAAAGVTAAASATAPLSTAAVAAKERPKPTQQQPALTASVPPPAEYQLRVPRVNCPEKVIICLDLSEEMSLPKLESFNGSKTNALNISQKMIEMFVRTKHKIDKRHEFALVVVNDDALWLSGFTSDPRELCSCLYDLETNVCESFNLEDLLNVIRQKIDLPLMENVQTIPPPYVVRTVLIYSRHTGQLQFNPSEAVSKMLQSPYFFFDVVYLHNGVEEQGDETSWRDNYTSFCNLDSKGMCYRFEVSLSGPAIELHNCMAKLLAHPLQRPFQSHASYSLLEGEDPQDIEAMV, from the exons ATGGAGACGCCAGAGCCGGGCCCAGCGGATGGAGAGGAGCGCCTGGTGGAGCTGCGACCTCGGACACGCTCCAACCCTGAGGGTGCTGAGGACCGTCGCAGCAGCACGGGCAGCCTCGGAGGCAACAGTAACCCAAACATATCCCAGCCTGCGGTGGGAAGTCGAGTGGAGGGAGAGGGTGAGGCCTCGACCAGCGACAGCCCTCCGAGTTCCACCACCACGACTGTGTCAGCAGCCACAGCTCAGACTGTagcacctgctgctgctgcaggtgtcACGGCTGCAGCCAGTGCCACAGCACCGCTGTCCACTGCTGCTGTGGCAGCCAAAGAGCGGCCGAAGCCCACACAGCAGCAGCCCGCACTCACAGCCTCCGTCCCTCCACCTGCAGAGTACCAGCTCAGAGTTCCTCGTGTCAACTGCCCAGAGAAAGTG ATTATCTGCTTAGATCTTTCTGAAGAGATGTCTTTGCCAAAGTTGGAGTCTTTCAATGG ATCTAAAACGAATGCTTTAAACATATCTCAGAAGATGATTGAGATGTTTGTCAGAACGAAACACAAGATTGACAAACGGCATGAATTTGCGCTGGTTGTCGTCAATGATGATGCCCTGTGG CTGTCAGGCTTCACGTCTGATCCCAGGGAGTTGTGCAGCTGTTTGTATGACCTGGAGACCAATGTGTGCGAGTCCTTCA ACCTGGAGGATCTCCTTAATGTCAT TCGTCAGAAGATTGACTTGCCGCTAATGGAGAATGTTCAGACGATCCCACCTCCATATGTGGTTCGGACTGTACTCATCTACAGCCGTCATACAGGGCAGCTACAGTTCAACCCTTCTGAGGCTGTTAGT AAAATGCTGCAGTCtccatattttttctttgatgtTGTCTACTTGCACAACGGAGTAGAGGAACAAGGGGATGAGACCAGCTGGAGG GACAACTACACATCTTTCTGTAACCTGGACTCAAAGGGCATGTGCTATCGCTTTGAAGTTTCCCTCAGTGGACCTGCCATCGAGCTGCACAACTGCATGGCCAAACTCCTGGCTCATCCTCTACAAAGACCTTTCCAGAGTCACGCATCGTACAGCCTGCTGGAGGGGGAAGACCCCCAGGACATTGAAGCAATGGTCTAA
- the plvapb gene encoding plasmalemma vesicle associated protein b, whose product MYSSSYSRAKFGLEAREPLHKHKGKSCGYYMRIVFFFSSLIQSLIIVSLVLFLIYGQPEKSAAEKRVKELELSFNRLSENHIQLGKEKGDLGAQLGARTAEKANLEKEIAKLKADANKTEQELRNKLANCERVSATTLSMMARRPTTPIMPPPLVTSSSELKTLQSLNAQQKAMINLINSNFTQTVQYLSQERDNALRDRDTLHQDAITLRRENTMLKEQLTAYTRKCKEDFAHSLDGIKTVTRDFLNRINTLFPHQLTFHLTCESQQEQMEKIRNSCTNLSRDVENKFQLYLDNVGNKVAEIQAMSSRLEVQNLHVTANLKQCEQDLSETIAKNTKQLELNQKTHDDQVEKLLMEQNRLRDQQKLQEERLALRDREVQRLQGMVSNVKPSLPKPAALLAAPQPDRQTAPNWPSGGAPGISKTPTVR is encoded by the exons ATGTACAGCTCCAGCTACTCCAGGGCCAAGTTTGGCCTGGAGGCAAGAGAGccgctgcacaaacacaaagggAAGAGCTGCGGCTACTACATGAGgatcgtcttcttcttctcctctctcatcCAGTCCCTCATCATCGTCAGCCTGGTGCTCTTCCTCATATATGGGCAGCCGGAGAAGTCTGCAGCGGAGAAGAGGGTCAAG GAGCTGGAGCTGAGCTTCAACAGGCTGAGCGAGAACCACATCCAGCTGGGGAAGGAGAAAGGAGATCTGGGAGCTCAGCTGGGAGCTCGAACAGCTGAGAAAGCTAATCTGGAGAAAGAGATCGCAAAGCTGAAGGCTGATgccaacaaaacagaacaagagCTGAGAAATAAATTG GCTAATTGTGAGAGAGTGAGTGCCACGACACTGTCCATGATGGCACGACGTCCCACCACACCCATCATGCCTCCTCCTCTGGTCACCTCCAGCA GTGAGCTGAAGACGCTGCAGAGCCTCAACGCTCAGCAGAAAGCGATGATAAATCTCATTAATTCAAACTTCACCCAGACGGTTCAGTATCTGAGCCAGGAGAGAGACAACGCCCTCAGAGACCGAGACACGCTCCACCAGGACGCCATCACCCTGCGCAGAGAAAACACCATGCTGAAGGAGCAGCTCACCGCCTACACCag GAAGTGCAAAGAGGACTTTGCGCATTCTTTGGACGGGATCAAGACAGTGACCAGGGACTTCCTGAACCGCATCAACACCCTGTTTCCCCACCAGCTGACCTTTCACCTCACCTGTGAAAGCCAGCAGGAGCAAATGGAGAAGATACGAAACAGCTGCACGAACCTGTCCAGAGACGTGGAGAACAAGTTCCAGCTGTATCTGGACAACGTGGGCAACAAG GTGGCTGAGATTCAGGCCATGTCCAGTCGACTGGAGGTGCAAAACCTACATGTGACTGCCAACCTGAAGCAGTGTGAACAAGACCTCAGTGAGACGATTGCCAAGAACACCAAGCAGTTAGAGCTCAACCAGAAGACCCACGACGACCAG GTGGAGAAATTACTGATGGAGCAAAACCGACTGAGAGACCAAcagaaactgcaggaagaaCGTTTGGccctgagagacagagaggttcAGAGGCTCCAGGGAATGGTGTCCAACGTTAAG